GAATCGACAGGGCGCTGTTGCCGTGCAGCACGTCGAGCAGGATCCGCCCGTATGCGGGCAGCTCGGGCGGTTCCATCTCCGCGCTGAGCGTCAGCGGCACGAGGCTCAGTTCCCCGCTCGGCCCGATTCCGGTGAGCTCGAAGTTGAGGCCTTCCGGCAGCAGCCCGAAGCGCAGCCGGTTGGGTACCGAGCCCGCAAAGGGAAGCGCCGGCGCAGGCCGGAAGTTCACGACCACCTCCATGCGGTTCTCTCCCATCGCCTTGCCGGTGCGTATGCGGAAGCGGGTGCCCGACCAGCGCCAGCTGTCGAGCTCGAGCACCACCTCGGCGAAGGTCTCGGTGCCGCGACTGGGCGTCACCCCGTCTTCGTCGACGTAGGCGGGCACATCTCTGTCACGTATTCGTCCTGCCCGGTACCGAGCGCGGCGAGTGTGGGTGGCCACATCGGCTTCCTCGAGCGGGCGGACTGAGCGCAGCACGTCGACCTTGCGGTCGCGCAGATCTCGTTCCCCGAGGCTTATCGGCGGCTCCATCGCCACCAGGCAGAGGAGCTGGAAGAGATGGTTCTGGACCATGTCCTTCAGCGCCCCCACCCCGTCGTAGTAGCCCGCCCTTCCCTCGAGCGCCAGCGTCTCCTCCCAGATGATCTCGACCTCTTCGATGTGCGCGCTGTTCCAGAGCGGCTCGAGCACCCGGTTGGCGAGGCGGGTTCCGAGCACGTTCTGCACGGTGGTCATGGCGAGGAAGTGGTCCACGCGGAACACGTGGCGCTCGTCCACCAGCTCGGCGAGCAGGCGGTTGAGCGCCTGCGCGCTTTCGAGGTCCTCGCCGAAGGGCTTCTCGAGCACCACCTGACTCTCGAGGGGAAGTCCAGCCTGCTTGAGCGCCGACACCGCCATGGGGAACACGGCCGGCGGCAGCGCGAGGTACGCGGCCACCGGTCCCTCGCCTGCCAGGCACGCCGCCACATTGGCGGGGTCGGTCAGGTCGAGCTGCCTGTAGCTCGCCGACTTCACAAGCGTCTCCTTCGCGGCGGAGTCGATCTCGGGAGCCTGGCGTGCCAGCCAGTCTGACGCCCAGCTTCGGTACCGCTCGTCGTCCATCCCCTCCCGGCTCGCGCCCACGAGCTGGAACCCGTCGGAGAGATGCCCGCCCGCTCTCAGGGCGGCGAGTGCCGGAAGCAGGTAGCGGCCCATCAGGTCGCCGGTCCCGCCGAATACGACGAGTCGATCGATCACGTCAGTGCCCTCGCGCGAGCCTGATCCCGGCGGCGATCACTCCGATGTGACTGAACGCCTGCGGGAAGTTGCCGTAGAACCCTCCCGTGGTGGGATCGATCTGCTCGGGCAGCAGCCCGACCGTGCTCGCCCGGGCGCACAACGACGCATAGAGCTCGCACGCTTTCTCGAGCTGGCCCTGGCGCACCAGGTTCTCCACCAGCCAGAAGCTGCACAGGAGGAACGCGCCTTCGTCGCCGGGGATCCCGTCGGGGGAGTCCTCGTGGAGGTAGCGGTACAGCAGGCCGTCTCCGGCTGAGAGGCGCTCGGCCACCGCCTTCGTCGTGGCCACCATGCGAGGGTGGTCGGCGGGCACCACGCGGCGCAGCG
The DNA window shown above is from Thermoleophilaceae bacterium and carries:
- a CDS encoding glucose-6-phosphate dehydrogenase gives rise to the protein MIDRLVVFGGTGDLMGRYLLPALAALRAGGHLSDGFQLVGASREGMDDERYRSWASDWLARQAPEIDSAAKETLVKSASYRQLDLTDPANVAACLAGEGPVAAYLALPPAVFPMAVSALKQAGLPLESQVVLEKPFGEDLESAQALNRLLAELVDERHVFRVDHFLAMTTVQNVLGTRLANRVLEPLWNSAHIEEVEIIWEETLALEGRAGYYDGVGALKDMVQNHLFQLLCLVAMEPPISLGERDLRDRKVDVLRSVRPLEEADVATHTRRARYRAGRIRDRDVPAYVDEDGVTPSRGTETFAEVVLELDSWRWSGTRFRIRTGKAMGENRMEVVVNFRPAPALPFAGSVPNRLRFGLLPEGLNFELTGIGPSGELSLVPLTLSAEMEPPELPAYGRILLDVLHGNSALSIRADEAEHAWEILTPVLEGWSRNVAPLEEYDAGSDGPASTLERRR